From Curtobacterium sp. SGAir0471, the proteins below share one genomic window:
- the ruvC gene encoding crossover junction endodeoxyribonuclease RuvC: protein MLRVLGVDPGLTRCGVGVVEVTPNRRARLVHVTVVRTPADMALEQRLLRIADGIAAEIDDHRPDAVAVERVFAQANVRTVMGTAQAAGLALHAAAARGLPVGLHTPSEVKAAVTGYGNADKRQVQTMIARVLGLDEAPKPADAADALALAVCHAWRLGSPDRVGPGPSTLTSAQRAWRDAQAGAADSPLARAAAAASRPGAGGAAAARLGAAAAARRSGSVGGRP from the coding sequence GTGCTCCGCGTGCTCGGGGTCGACCCCGGGCTCACCCGGTGCGGTGTCGGTGTGGTCGAGGTCACACCGAACCGGCGCGCACGGCTCGTCCACGTGACGGTCGTGCGCACGCCTGCGGACATGGCGCTGGAGCAGCGTCTCCTGCGCATCGCTGACGGCATCGCCGCCGAGATCGACGACCACCGCCCCGACGCGGTGGCCGTCGAGCGCGTGTTCGCGCAGGCGAACGTCCGCACCGTCATGGGCACCGCACAGGCGGCGGGGCTGGCCCTGCACGCCGCGGCGGCCCGCGGTCTCCCCGTCGGGCTCCACACGCCGTCCGAGGTCAAGGCCGCCGTCACCGGGTACGGCAACGCCGACAAGCGCCAGGTGCAGACGATGATCGCGCGGGTGCTCGGCCTCGACGAGGCGCCGAAGCCCGCCGACGCCGCCGACGCGCTCGCGCTCGCGGTCTGCCATGCCTGGAGGCTCGGATCACCGGATCGCGTCGGCCCCGGCCCGTCGACGCTCACGTCGGCACAGCGGGCCTGGCGGGACGCGCAGGCCGGGGCCGCGGACTCCCCGCTGGCGCGCGCTGCCGCCGCTGCGTCGCGCCCGGGCGCCGGTGGCGCAGCCGCTGCACGCCTGGGTGCCGCTGCCGCCGCGCGGCGGTCCGGTTCCGTCGGTGGGCGGCCCTAG
- the ruvB gene encoding Holliday junction branch migration DNA helicase RuvB, with protein sequence MSGITSAGAESQEELAFEGALRPKSLDEFVGQRKVRGQLDLLLKAAALQERTPDHILMAGPPGLGKTTLAMIVAHESGRPLRMSSGPAIQHAGDLAAVLSSLVPGEVLFIDEIHRMARSAEEMLYLAMEDFRIDVMVGKGAGATSIPLDLAPFTLVGATTRAGLLPNPLRDRFGFTAHLEFYEKDELEQVLIRAAHLLELQIDRSALREIAGRSRGTPRIANRLLRRVRDYALVHRTSDGMAAVQGALDLYDVDELGLDRLDRAVVETMLTRFDGGPVGLNTLAVSVGEESETIESVVEPFLVRVGLVTRTPRGRIATPQAWRHFGITPGEGVGGQPGLFDD encoded by the coding sequence GTGAGCGGCATCACCTCGGCCGGCGCCGAGTCGCAGGAAGAACTGGCGTTCGAGGGCGCGCTGCGTCCGAAGTCGCTCGACGAGTTCGTCGGCCAGCGCAAGGTCCGCGGCCAGCTCGACCTGCTCCTCAAGGCCGCGGCGCTGCAGGAGCGCACGCCCGACCACATCCTGATGGCCGGCCCGCCGGGGCTCGGCAAGACGACGCTCGCGATGATCGTCGCCCACGAGTCCGGTCGTCCCCTGCGGATGTCGAGCGGCCCCGCGATCCAGCACGCCGGTGACCTGGCCGCCGTGCTGTCCTCGCTGGTGCCGGGCGAGGTCCTGTTCATCGACGAGATCCACCGCATGGCGCGCTCGGCGGAGGAGATGCTCTACCTGGCGATGGAGGACTTCCGCATCGACGTCATGGTCGGCAAGGGTGCCGGCGCGACGAGCATCCCGCTCGACCTCGCACCGTTCACGCTGGTCGGAGCGACGACCCGCGCGGGCCTCTTGCCGAACCCGCTGCGCGACCGGTTCGGCTTCACGGCCCACCTCGAGTTCTACGAGAAGGACGAGCTCGAACAGGTCCTCATCCGGGCGGCACACCTGCTCGAGTTGCAGATCGACCGGTCGGCGTTGCGCGAGATCGCCGGGCGCTCTCGCGGCACCCCGCGCATCGCGAACCGACTGCTGCGTCGGGTCCGCGACTACGCCCTCGTGCACCGCACCTCGGACGGCATGGCCGCGGTGCAGGGTGCCCTCGACCTGTACGACGTCGACGAGCTCGGGCTCGACCGACTCGACCGCGCCGTGGTGGAGACGATGCTCACGCGGTTCGACGGCGGTCCGGTCGGCCTGAACACCCTCGCGGTGTCCGTCGGCGAGGAGTCCGAGACGATCGAGTCGGTCGTGGAGCCGTTCCTGGTCCGCGTCGGGCTCGTGACCCGGACGCCCCGCGGCCGGATCGCGACGCCGCAGGCCTGGCGCCACTTCGGGATCACCCCGGGCGAGGGCGTCGGCGGGCAGCCCGGGCTGTTCGACGACTGA
- a CDS encoding preprotein translocase subunit YajC, whose protein sequence is MDQSLFLIVIIVAFAAFMFYSSRKRKKQQAELQTKMVPGARVMLSFGLYGTLLSVDDEKVTADVEIAPGTVVTVHRQTLSRVVDENASDVETAVVADDDTAAPKPVAELNGEPVYGERVDETDPNKRKTED, encoded by the coding sequence ATGGACCAATCACTCTTCCTCATCGTCATCATCGTCGCGTTCGCCGCCTTCATGTTCTACAGCAGCCGCAAGCGCAAGAAGCAGCAGGCGGAGCTGCAGACGAAGATGGTCCCGGGCGCCCGCGTCATGCTGTCGTTCGGTCTGTACGGCACGCTGCTCTCGGTCGACGACGAGAAGGTCACCGCCGACGTCGAGATCGCGCCGGGAACGGTCGTCACCGTCCACCGCCAGACGCTGTCGCGCGTGGTCGACGAGAACGCGTCCGACGTCGAGACGGCCGTCGTGGCCGATGACGACACCGCGGCGCCGAAGCCGGTCGCCGAGCTCAACGGTGAGCCGGTCTACGGCGAGCGGGTCGACGAGACCGACCCGAACAAGCGCAAGACCGAAGACTGA
- a CDS encoding HIT family protein — protein sequence MDEAQPGGTEHVPGTGHVVDAAGSGAPGASATSAPAGAIGAAGTGGTDDPLVIRDAATGAAVPDAFQRLWNPHRMAYIDAGREGKGRGHEDDCPFCEAPQKSDEDALIVARGEHAYVLLNLYPYNNGHLLVCPYRHVPLYDEATADETREMAALTQTAMRVLRAVSHCDGFNIGMNQGEIAGAGVAAHLHQHIVPRWASDSNFFPIIARTKSMSQLLGDTRRLVAEGWPAAD from the coding sequence ATGGACGAGGCGCAGCCGGGAGGCACCGAGCACGTCCCCGGGACCGGTCACGTCGTCGACGCGGCCGGCTCCGGGGCCCCCGGTGCGTCCGCCACGTCGGCTCCGGCAGGTGCGATCGGCGCCGCGGGCACCGGCGGCACCGACGACCCGCTGGTGATCCGCGACGCCGCGACGGGTGCCGCGGTGCCGGACGCCTTCCAGCGGCTCTGGAACCCGCACCGGATGGCGTACATCGACGCCGGGCGCGAGGGGAAGGGCCGCGGGCACGAGGACGACTGCCCGTTCTGCGAGGCGCCGCAGAAGTCCGACGAGGACGCCCTCATCGTCGCCCGCGGCGAGCACGCCTACGTGCTGCTGAACCTGTACCCGTACAACAACGGTCACCTGCTCGTCTGCCCCTACCGCCACGTCCCCCTCTACGACGAGGCCACCGCGGACGAGACCCGCGAGATGGCCGCGCTCACGCAGACCGCGATGCGCGTCCTGCGTGCGGTGTCGCACTGCGACGGCTTCAACATCGGCATGAACCAGGGCGAGATCGCCGGCGCCGGGGTGGCCGCGCACCTGCACCAGCACATCGTGCCGCGGTGGGCGTCCGACTCGAACTTCTTCCCGATCATCGCCCGCACGAAGTCGATGTCCCAGCTGCTCGGGGACACCCGCCGACTCGTCGCCGAGGGCTGGCCCGCTGCGGACTAG
- the pdxT gene encoding pyridoxal 5'-phosphate synthase glutaminase subunit PdxT, whose amino-acid sequence MSARPRIGVLALQGDFREHIASLTELGADVVPLRRPEEIDALDGVVIPGGESSVMDKLSRTFGVAEPLSAAIRDGLPAYGTCAGMIMLSSRIAAGIPGQQTLGVLDTTVRRNAFGSQNDSFETDIPMPALGEAPVHAVFIRAPVVEQHGDGVEVLGALADGQVVAVQQDNVLASAFHPEVAGEDRFHRRFLDLVRSA is encoded by the coding sequence GTGAGCGCCCGACCCCGCATCGGGGTCCTCGCGCTACAGGGCGACTTCCGCGAGCACATCGCGTCGCTGACGGAGCTCGGCGCCGACGTGGTGCCGCTCCGTCGGCCCGAGGAGATCGACGCGCTCGACGGCGTCGTGATCCCCGGCGGTGAGTCGAGCGTCATGGACAAGCTGTCCCGGACGTTCGGTGTCGCCGAGCCGCTCAGCGCGGCGATCCGTGACGGGCTCCCCGCGTACGGCACCTGTGCCGGGATGATCATGCTGTCGTCCCGGATCGCCGCTGGGATCCCGGGGCAGCAGACACTCGGCGTGCTCGACACCACGGTGCGCCGCAACGCGTTCGGCAGCCAGAACGACTCCTTCGAGACCGACATCCCGATGCCGGCACTGGGGGAGGCCCCCGTGCACGCGGTGTTCATCCGCGCACCCGTGGTGGAGCAGCACGGCGACGGCGTCGAGGTCCTCGGTGCCCTGGCCGACGGACAGGTCGTCGCGGTGCAGCAGGACAACGTGCTCGCGAGCGCGTTCCACCCCGAGGTCGCCGGCGAGGACCGTTTCCACCGCCGCTTCCTCGACCTCGTCCGCTCCGCCTGA
- the ruvA gene encoding Holliday junction branch migration protein RuvA gives MIASLRGTCIDVSGSAVVVEVGGVGYAVTVTPAHALTMRQGTEVFLRTAMIVREDEHLLFGFESADALQVFDLLRSVSGVGPKSALGVLAHMDPAQIANAVASEDDAAFRKVSGIGPKTAKLITVALSGKLVAFEQAPTAAVGTGTAAHPAAVDVVSALVGLGWREDAAQSAVDAVVANDPGAAAMGTQALLRAALGTLRPTGAGR, from the coding sequence ATGATCGCGAGCCTCCGGGGAACCTGCATCGACGTCTCCGGATCGGCCGTCGTGGTCGAGGTCGGGGGAGTGGGGTACGCCGTCACGGTGACGCCCGCGCACGCCCTGACGATGCGCCAGGGCACCGAGGTGTTCCTGCGCACGGCGATGATCGTGCGCGAGGACGAGCACCTGCTCTTCGGGTTCGAGTCGGCCGACGCCCTCCAGGTGTTCGACCTGCTCCGCAGCGTCTCCGGCGTCGGGCCGAAGTCGGCGCTCGGCGTCCTCGCCCACATGGACCCGGCGCAGATCGCGAACGCCGTCGCGAGCGAGGACGACGCGGCCTTCCGCAAGGTCTCCGGCATCGGCCCGAAGACCGCGAAGCTCATCACGGTCGCCCTGTCCGGCAAGCTCGTCGCGTTCGAGCAGGCCCCGACGGCCGCGGTCGGCACGGGCACGGCGGCGCACCCCGCGGCGGTCGACGTCGTCTCCGCGCTCGTCGGGCTCGGCTGGCGTGAGGACGCCGCGCAGTCCGCCGTCGACGCCGTCGTGGCGAACGACCCGGGCGCCGCGGCCATGGGCACGCAGGCGCTGCTCCGCGCCGCGCTCGGCACGCTGCGGCCCACGGGAGCGGGACGGTGA
- a CDS encoding YebC/PmpR family DNA-binding transcriptional regulator → MSGHSKWATTKHKKAVIDQRRAKSFAKLIKNIEVAAKMGGADLSGNPTLVDAVQKAKKTSVPNDNIDRAIKRGAGLTGESIEYTTIMYEGYGPNGVAMLVECLTDNKNRAAAEVRTAMSRNGGTMADPGSVAYNFSRKGVISVTKTDGLDEDTVMTAVLDAGVEDVIDQGGGFEVITEATDLVAARTALQDAGIDYDSADAEFVPGVKVPVDAETARKVFKLIDALEDSDDVQNVYANFDIPADVQAELDEDED, encoded by the coding sequence GTGTCCGGGCATTCCAAGTGGGCAACGACCAAGCACAAGAAGGCGGTCATCGACCAGCGCCGTGCGAAGTCGTTCGCCAAGCTCATCAAGAACATCGAGGTCGCCGCGAAGATGGGCGGCGCGGACCTGTCGGGCAACCCGACGCTGGTCGACGCCGTGCAGAAGGCGAAGAAGACCTCGGTGCCGAACGACAACATCGACCGCGCGATCAAGCGCGGCGCCGGCCTGACCGGTGAGTCGATCGAGTACACGACGATCATGTACGAGGGCTACGGCCCGAACGGCGTCGCCATGCTCGTCGAGTGCCTCACGGACAACAAGAACCGTGCCGCGGCCGAGGTCCGGACGGCGATGTCCCGCAACGGCGGCACGATGGCCGACCCGGGCAGCGTGGCGTACAACTTCTCGCGCAAGGGCGTCATCTCGGTGACGAAGACCGACGGCCTCGACGAGGACACCGTCATGACGGCCGTGCTCGACGCGGGTGTCGAGGACGTCATCGACCAGGGCGGTGGCTTCGAGGTCATCACCGAGGCGACCGACCTCGTCGCGGCCCGCACCGCGCTGCAGGACGCCGGGATCGACTACGACTCCGCCGACGCCGAGTTCGTGCCCGGCGTGAAGGTCCCGGTCGACGCCGAGACGGCGCGCAAGGTGTTCAAGCTGATCGACGCACTCGAGGACAGCGACGACGTGCAGAACGTCTACGCCAACTTCGACATCCCCGCGGACGTCCAGGCCGAGCTCGACGAGGACGAGGACTAG
- the thrS gene encoding threonine--tRNA ligase has translation MPQAPEPRTATTATTGTELFDGERGVVAIRVDGVLKDLAADVQAGETAEAVTLQEQDGLDILRHSAAHVLAQAVQQANPDAKLGIGPPVTDGFYYDFDVAEPFTPEDLKAIEKGMDRIIRQAQRFRRVVVTEDEARERMAGEPYKQELIGLKGAAAEGDSGESVEVGAGELTVYENVDPKSGEVVWQDLCRGPHVPHTRWIGNASKLMRVAAAYWRGSEKNPQLQRVYGTAWPDKDQLKAYLERLEEAAKRDHRKLGAELDLFSFPDEIGSGLAIFHPKGGIIRREMEDYSRRRHEQEGYSFVYTPHITKGDLFEQSGHLGWYKDGMFPAMHMDEARDEDGNVTRQGADYYLKPMNCPMHILAYRSQARSYRDLPLRMFEFGTVYRNEKSGVIHGLTRVRGMTQDDAHIFTTQEKMKEELTTTLEFVLSLLRDYGLDDFYLELSTKDPEKYVGDDEVWEVATNTLREVAEESGLELVPDPAGAAFYGPKISVQARDAIGRTWQMSTVQLDFNLPERFELEYTAPDGSRQRPVMIHRALFGSIERFFGVLTEHYAGAFPAWLSPVQVVAIPVAAEYGDYLDEVVAKLRSHGVRAEVDHSDDRMQKKIRTHTKAKVPFQLIAGGDDRDAGAVSFRFRDGRQDNGVPVDEAVERILTAIRDRAQV, from the coding sequence CTGCCCCAGGCACCCGAGCCCCGCACCGCGACGACGGCCACGACGGGCACCGAGCTCTTCGACGGCGAACGCGGCGTGGTGGCCATCCGTGTCGACGGCGTCCTCAAGGACCTCGCCGCCGACGTGCAGGCCGGTGAGACCGCCGAGGCCGTGACGCTGCAGGAGCAGGACGGCCTGGACATCCTCCGGCACTCCGCCGCGCACGTGCTCGCCCAGGCCGTCCAGCAGGCCAACCCGGACGCGAAGCTCGGCATCGGTCCGCCCGTCACCGACGGCTTCTACTACGACTTCGACGTCGCCGAGCCGTTCACGCCCGAGGACCTCAAGGCGATCGAGAAGGGCATGGACCGGATCATCCGCCAGGCCCAGCGCTTCCGCCGCGTCGTCGTCACCGAGGACGAGGCGCGCGAGCGCATGGCGGGGGAGCCCTACAAGCAGGAGCTCATCGGCCTCAAGGGCGCAGCGGCCGAAGGCGATTCCGGCGAGAGCGTCGAGGTCGGCGCCGGCGAGCTCACGGTCTACGAGAACGTCGACCCGAAGTCGGGCGAGGTCGTCTGGCAGGACCTCTGCCGCGGCCCGCACGTCCCGCACACCCGGTGGATCGGCAACGCATCGAAGCTCATGCGCGTCGCGGCCGCCTACTGGCGCGGGTCCGAGAAGAACCCGCAGCTCCAGCGCGTCTACGGCACCGCCTGGCCGGACAAGGACCAGCTGAAGGCGTACCTCGAGCGCCTCGAGGAAGCGGCCAAGCGCGACCACCGCAAGCTCGGTGCGGAGCTCGACCTGTTCTCGTTCCCCGACGAGATCGGCTCCGGCCTGGCGATCTTCCACCCGAAGGGCGGCATCATCCGCCGCGAGATGGAGGACTACTCGCGCCGCCGGCACGAGCAGGAGGGCTACTCCTTCGTCTACACGCCGCACATCACCAAGGGCGATCTGTTCGAGCAGTCCGGCCACCTCGGCTGGTACAAGGACGGCATGTTCCCGGCCATGCACATGGACGAGGCCCGCGACGAGGACGGCAACGTCACCCGCCAGGGCGCGGACTACTACCTCAAGCCGATGAACTGCCCGATGCACATCTTGGCGTACCGCTCGCAGGCCCGGTCCTACCGCGACCTGCCGCTGCGGATGTTCGAGTTCGGCACCGTCTACCGCAACGAGAAGTCCGGCGTCATCCACGGCCTGACCCGTGTCCGCGGCATGACCCAGGACGACGCCCACATCTTCACCACGCAGGAGAAGATGAAGGAGGAGCTGACCACGACGCTCGAGTTCGTGCTCTCGCTGCTCCGCGACTACGGCCTGGACGACTTCTACCTCGAGCTCTCCACGAAGGACCCCGAGAAGTACGTCGGCGACGACGAGGTCTGGGAGGTCGCGACGAACACCCTCCGCGAGGTCGCCGAGGAGTCGGGCCTCGAGCTCGTCCCGGACCCCGCCGGCGCGGCGTTCTACGGCCCGAAGATCTCCGTGCAGGCCCGCGACGCGATCGGCCGCACCTGGCAGATGTCGACCGTGCAGCTCGACTTCAACCTGCCGGAGCGCTTCGAGCTCGAGTACACGGCACCCGACGGCTCCCGGCAGCGCCCGGTGATGATCCACCGCGCCCTGTTCGGCTCGATCGAGCGCTTCTTCGGCGTGCTCACCGAGCACTACGCGGGGGCGTTCCCGGCGTGGCTGTCCCCGGTGCAGGTCGTCGCGATCCCGGTCGCGGCGGAGTACGGCGACTACCTCGACGAGGTCGTCGCGAAGCTCCGGTCGCACGGCGTCCGTGCCGAGGTCGACCACTCGGACGACCGCATGCAGAAGAAGATCCGCACGCACACCAAGGCGAAGGTGCCGTTCCAGCTCATCGCGGGTGGCGACGACCGCGACGCCGGTGCGGTCTCGTTCCGCTTCCGCGACGGCCGCCAGGACAACGGCGTCCCGGTGGACGAGGCGGTCGAGCGCATCCTCACCGCCATCCGCGACCGCGCGCAGGTCTGA
- the pdxS gene encoding pyridoxal 5'-phosphate synthase lyase subunit PdxS → MSDSTSTSGTNGTSITGSDRVKRGLAEMLKGGVIMDVIDAEQARIAEEAGATAVMALERVPADIRAQGGVARMSDPSMIEEIIAAVSIPVMAKARIGHFVEAQVLQELGVDYIDESEVLSPADYVNHIDKWNFTTPFVCGATNLGEALRRITEGAAMIRSKGEAGTGDVSEATKHIRTISKEIAALRYLKEDELYVAAKELQAPFDVVKEVAQTGKLPVVLFTAGGVATPADAAMMMQLGADGVFVGSGIFKSGDPAKRAAAIVKAVTFHDDPKVIAEVSRGLGEAMVGINVADVPAPHRLAERGW, encoded by the coding sequence ATGAGCGACAGCACCAGCACCTCGGGCACCAACGGCACCTCGATCACCGGCTCCGACCGCGTCAAGCGCGGCCTCGCCGAGATGCTCAAAGGTGGCGTGATCATGGACGTCATCGACGCCGAGCAGGCCCGCATCGCGGAAGAGGCCGGCGCCACCGCCGTCATGGCCCTCGAGCGCGTCCCCGCCGACATCCGCGCGCAGGGCGGTGTCGCCCGCATGTCCGACCCGTCGATGATCGAGGAGATCATCGCCGCGGTGTCGATCCCGGTCATGGCGAAGGCCCGCATCGGCCACTTCGTCGAGGCCCAGGTGCTCCAGGAGCTCGGCGTCGACTACATCGACGAGTCCGAGGTGCTGTCGCCCGCCGACTACGTCAACCACATCGACAAGTGGAACTTCACCACGCCCTTCGTCTGCGGTGCCACCAACCTGGGCGAGGCGCTCCGTCGCATCACCGAGGGCGCCGCCATGATCCGCTCCAAGGGCGAGGCCGGCACCGGTGACGTGTCCGAGGCCACGAAGCACATCCGCACCATCTCCAAGGAGATCGCGGCGCTGCGGTACCTCAAGGAGGACGAGCTCTACGTCGCCGCGAAGGAGCTGCAGGCCCCGTTCGACGTCGTGAAGGAGGTCGCACAGACCGGCAAGCTCCCGGTGGTGCTGTTCACCGCCGGTGGTGTCGCGACCCCGGCCGACGCCGCGATGATGATGCAGCTCGGCGCGGACGGCGTGTTCGTCGGCTCCGGCATCTTCAAGTCGGGCGACCCGGCCAAGCGCGCCGCGGCGATCGTCAAGGCCGTGACCTTCCACGACGACCCGAAGGTCATCGCCGAGGTCTCCCGCGGGCTGGGCGAGGCCATGGTGGGCATCAACGTCGCCGACGTCCCCGCCCCGCACCGCCTCGCCGAGCGCGGCTGGTGA